The following is a genomic window from Oncorhynchus kisutch isolate 150728-3 linkage group LG6, Okis_V2, whole genome shotgun sequence.
TCatcaaaataatgttgcaggaatgctgatcttatctgtttctaaTTTCAGAAACAATTTCATATCAATTTGAGATGGTGGGTGTTATATCTGGCTAAAATGACATGGAATGACCCTAATACAAGTTTATCTGTGGCCTTTCTAGTCTTGGGAGCATCCGTAGCTTTCTCCATGAAGACTGGACTCACCGTGGTGGGAACGTCAAGAAAACGTGGGTACTCGGCCAACACAGCCCTCATACTAGGCCGTGTGTTGCTGATCCACCTCCTGCGTGCGTTGAATGTGAGGTCCATAGCACTGTGGATGGCAGGCAGGTTCCTGGTCAGGGGCCTGGTTCTCTTCATCAGCTCCATCCACCTCTGGGTCTCCTCACTGGACTGTCTCTCCAGGAGCCCAGACCCCAATCTAGGTACAGGAGGGTCCGCCAAGCCTGGCTCTGGCCGACGCCTCTTCAGCACATACTTCTTCTTGTGGTCTTCAAGGGTGCGTCGAGAGTTGCGCAGGCGCGTCTCAATGTAACCCGTACGGGACAAAGGGTCGTACAAGTGTTCCTACACAGGGAGAAAAAATGATAGGACAGTCGTCTACTCAGTAACTGAGAATTATGTGAATCTTACACTACTAATCAATTTACTAGCTCACTATGCCGTTGATGCcagcagagggtgcacagagCCTGAGTCCTGGGAAGAGCTCCACTATGTGCTCTGCCAGCATGGTCTTCTGAGCAGAGGTAGGGTAGCTGCAGAGGACAGGAGATTAAACGTCAGAAACACTCACAAAACATTGAGTCTAAATAGAAGAGCAACATCTCTGCTCTCTCAGACACATCCCTTCTCAGCCCAAATACACATACAATCAGCTCCTCACAATCCAAACTCCTCCACGATGAAGGACACAGAGAACTTGATAAGCTTCCTGCGGGACAGCTCACACAGACAGCCCTCCCTCTCGTACTCCCGGACCACCTCAGGACACAGCTGCTCCAGCCACAGGCGCAGGCGACCTACAAAGTCCTGTGGACCAGCCTCCACCTGCTCCTGCCCAAACTCACCGGCCTCCACACCACTCTGAGAATGACAGATTTAGATAAGGACTGAGGCGCACATTATGTCAGTGAACATTTAGTGCCTTATATTGTTTATGAGATTGCGAGGTCGGCGTTTGAGGACTGAGTAGATGTGCTTTACTCACATTGGCAGGATGAGCCAGAGGCAGAGCAAGGGCCTCCTCAGCCATGCAGCATCTCTCTATCTCAGGTCGCTCTGTTTTGATGTTGGCTGGGCTGAAGCAGGGGTGCAATGCGTCCTGGGGCTTGGCAGCCATCTCTCCCTCCAGGGGCACAGCCACAGTCCTCTGGTCTCCTTCATGCAGCCTGTGGTCATCTGCAACTGAACATTTGCAGAGGGGAGACAATGGGGAAGCGCATGAGAGGTAGACTAGCAAGCCGCCAGACCTCGCAAGCTTACATGAATGGTTCGCTGTACGGCTATACCATTCATGTAAGCTTGAGATATCAGGCAGCTTGCGAGGCTACATGAAAATACTGCAAGTCAAGACATCAAGAGAGGCTCTCACTAAAGCTGCCTTTTCTCTGTGAAACTACATCACAACCATCTTTCACTACATTGAGTCAGGACTTACATTGAGTGGTACCGCCCACATCAATAAGGGCCATGTCTTCATTGTGCTCCGTCTTGTACACTCTGTTCATCAGTTCCCACTCCTCTGGGATCCCCATGCCCTGACCCTCCTCATAGTCCACCATCACTGGCCCAGCCGACACAAGGTCAAACGGGTCAGGCAATCCAGCACAGTCCTCCACCACCTCCTGGAGATGGGGCTCCACGGTGGTCCTTTGTGATGCTTGGGAGGTTGAGCAAGTGGTTTGACCCATTGGATTCTTAGTGTTGCAGCGCCCACCACTAACCCTCGGTCCTGTGTTACAGAACGCCCCTGAAGACCCAGCCTGCACCCTCCAGTCACCCCCGCCGGGGGCCTCAAACCTCTGCTTCAGTCCCAGGGTGTCCTGGTCCCTCTGGGTCACTGAGGAAAGTCCATGCTGCTGGTCCCCTTGGAGCCCGGTTAACAGACGCACAGTCTCACACAGCACAGACTCCACTGCTGTACGCACTGCCTCGTCAATGGCCCCGCCCAGTCTGTCCCTCAGGAAGCTGATGGACAACTGGACATCCATTTTGGCACAGCTCTACCTGGTTGTCTCGGTGACTTTAGACACCAACCACAGGTTAGAGCTCTATGGGATTGTATGTAGCTAGTCTATTAAAAAACACCAAAACTGGGTATTGTCAAAGATTTTCTAGTGTAAGTTATTGTTTAATTTATTCCTCTCTGATAATTGATATGACCACAACATCTCGAAGCCGCTCTCGCTTGGAGCGTCAACCAGAGAAACACACTGAGTGATATGAATTTTACTAAGAACAATCATATTAGCTAATTACCCTAAAACTACAGCTATCTTGGCAACTCAAAAAACAATGTCAACATAGCTAGTAGATACTGGATCACTAACTAGTTACATTACTACCAAATTATGCTGAAGACACATATCGGTTGAAtacattgttgtgcaactggctAGGTGTCCCCTTTTCCCATTGTTGCTCCCATTACTCTTGCTAGCAACAAAACAAGCTCGCTAGCTAATCATTTCCTACAAGCTATCTCAGTAAATGATTCGATTAATTAAATTAGTTAACGTCACCAACATTTCACTGCAAATGATCGAAACAATACTTGAAGTCTACGCGGGATTGGGACTTTAAACCAAAGCTACAATGCGTAAAACATGaatatatacattttgaaacGTTGTAGCTAGCTATCGATTCTAGCTAACTGTCGTCCCCTAAATAAAACGTCATCAGCAAGAGACCGCAAGCGTCAAAAAAGAGAACGGTGTGAGGCCAGTCAGTGTACAGAGATTTGACTGTAATTATTCAGCTGTAATGGTGCCTATTACACATAACATTTGCCTACACACCGCAGAGAGGAAATGTCATAAAGATAATTGTTTCCCCAGAGACTCGACCCCTTTGCTTTTAATGGataaatataaaaatgtaatagCTCTGACCAGCCCCCTGACAGGGTTGAAAGAGCTGacaaattacactgaacaaaaatatgaacgcaacatgtaaagtcccatgagctgaaataattttccatatgcacaaaatgcgtatttctctcaaatgttgtgctcaaatttgtttacatccctgttagtattttcctttgccaagataatccatccacttgacaggtgtggcatatcaagaagcggattaaacatcatgatcattacacaggtgcaccttgtgctgggggacaataaaaggccactctaaaatgtgtggttttgacacacaacacaatgccacagatgcctcaaTATGAGagaacgtgcaattggcatgctggctgcaggaatgtccaccagatctgTTGGCAGAGGCTTGAATTTTAATTTCTCTATcctaagctgcctccaatgtcattttagagagcCTGGCAGTAAGGCCAACTGAGTCAAACCACAGACCGCGTGCATGtcgttgtgtgggcaagcggtttgcggATTTCAAcgtggtggcagtggggttatggtatgggcaggcataacctATGGATAAcgaaaacaattgcattttatcaatgtcaatttgaatgcagagataccgtgacgagatcctgagacccattgtTACAGACCTGTATCTATCCTACCTTGCCTTtctaaagccaagttaacaaaacaGATCACCGTTAATttagaatcccactgtaccttctccgctatgcaatctggtttccgagctggtcatgggtgcacctcagcaacGCTcatggtcctaaacgatatcataaccgccattgataagacaatactgtgcagccgtattcatcgatctggccaaggctttcaactctgtcaatcaccactgtcttatcggcagactcaacagccttggtttctcaaatgactgcctcgcctggttaaccaactacttctcagagttcagtgtgtcaaatcggagggcgtgttgtccagacctctggcagtctctatgggggtggcacagggttcaattctcagggaGACTCTttcctctgtatacatcaatgatgtcgctcttgctgctggggattctctgatccacctctacgcagacgacaccattctgtatacttctggcccttctttggacactgtgttaacaaacctccagacgagcttcaatgccatacaactctccttctgtggactccaactgctcttaaatgcaagtaaaactaaatgcatgctcttcaaccgatctctgCTCGCACCTGCCcgccgtccagcatcactacatcactatcattacagtctaaccagacacctaggtatttgtagttgtccacgtattctaagtcagagccgtccagagtagtgatgttggacaggcgggcaggtgcaggcagcgatcgggtgaagagcatgcatttagttttacttgtatttaagagcaattggaggccacggaaggagagttgcatggcattgaagcttgcctggagggttgttaacacagtgtccaaagaagggccagaagtatacagaatggtgtcgtctgcgtagaggtggatcagagactcaccagcagcaagagcgacaccattgatgtatacagagaagagagtcgtccaagaattgaaccctgtggcacccccatagagactgccagaggtccagacagcagaccctccgatttgacacactgaactcttatcagagaagtagttggtgaaccaggcgaggcaatcatttgagaaaccaaggctgtcgagtctgccgatgagtatgtggtgattgacagagttgaaagccttggcccgctcaatgaatacggctgcacagtaatgtttcttatcgatggcggttatgatgtcgtttagaaccttgagcgtggctgaggtgcacccatgaccagctctgaaaccagattgcatagcagagaaggtatggtgagattcgaaatggtcggtaatctgtttgttgacttggctttcgaagaccttagaaaggcaggataggatagatataggtctgtagcagttcgggccaagagtgtcccccccccccccctttgaagagggagagatttttgttcagtatatttattgCATTCATCCATTGGATGTTTTAGTACTTTGTGCCAATCATAAATATTGCATTTCATTCTAGATCTGTGGTGCCATTGTACTTCAATCTCTGACATGAGCATTGACAAATCATTATTCTTGAAGTGTGCACAGTTTACTCATTTCCAAATAAACAGAATACTAATTTAGAAAATGTGCTTGCTATACAAAGGTTTAGACTCCCACAACACTAATCGTAAACACGTATCATTTTGCATATGCTCTTTTCAGCAGAGGCAGGACAAATCTGCCAGTGGAAGACAGCCCTCTCCCTGTGGGTTGTTTCAGACAGTCATCTGGAGGATACAGCCACAACCTTGAAGAGCCCCCCCCCCGGCTACCGGAAAAAACGTAAAAGAACAAGATTGAACAGTCAACCTTTTATTGCAAACTCAGAGACATATATTTATTTGAAATGTATGGCTTTGGCCAAATGGTTCTCTGTAATAGTCAAGCATAAGCTATTATAGATAGTGATCAACCGATCGTAAATCCTTAATCTAAGGGAGTGTGACCCACCCAGATCCACGTACCCTCCATGAATCAGAGACCAATCCTGTGAAGTGAAGAGCAACCGATGCTGCCAACACTCTCTGCAAGAACGTCATTGGAAAACAATAGTATGCTCAAGAGCTGAAGAGGTTTAAAGACACAAATATTTCCTTACCACAGGACACTACACTCAGAGGTGCCGAACCCTCGAACACGACTCTGGActtcgaagccagttccactgcatttttaaATTGttgccctctaatcagggactgatttagacctgtggTGCACTAAATTATTCGTATgtattatggatacccattagctgctgcctctcttcctggggtccagcaaaattaagacaGTTCATACAATTTTTaaatattacaatacattcacaacacaccTTGTGCCTTcaagcccctactccaccactaccatatctacagtactaaatctatgtgtatgtatatgcatgtgtctgtgcctaggTTTGTGTTGCTTCAAAGTCTCCGCCCCAGGTTGAACAGAAAACCGAACCTCGTAGGggaagagttgaatacccctggtgtAGAAGCTGCTAGGGGCCTTCACCTCCCTGTTGCTCCTCATTGGTCATCAAaggcttggagtaaccctggattgtaaactgtcatggtcaaaacatattgatacaacaataGCGAAGATGGGGAGAAGGCTGTCCATATTAAAGTGttgttctgccttcttaacacCACTATCAACACGGCAGGTCctgcaggccctagttttgttgcacctggactactgttcagtcatgtggtcagatgccacaaagagggacttaggaaaattacaattggcttagaacagggcagcacagaaTCCAAATGAATCATTTTGACTGATTTTGGAGTTACACCTCTTAAGTCGAAGGGGTGATGGGTAAGGCAGAAGTAACTCAGTGAATATCTTCATGATAAACGAAAGGATAGAAATCACCTGAGAGCAACCATTACAAAACCTCACAGCAACTTCTATATTTTATTTTGCACAAAAATTCCCCTGCATCTTCACATTTGTTTTCCTGCATCATAAAACCATGAGACCAGTTATTCATT
Proteins encoded in this region:
- the LOC109893284 gene encoding uncharacterized protein LOC109893284, which gives rise to MDVQLSISFLRDRLGGAIDEAVRTAVESVLCETVRLLTGLQGDQQHGLSSVTQRDQDTLGLKQRFEAPGGGDWRVQAGSSGAFCNTGPRVSGGRCNTKNPMGQTTCSTSQASQRTTVEPHLQEVVEDCAGLPDPFDLVSAGPVMVDYEEGQGMGIPEEWELMNRVYKTEHNEDMALIDVGGTTQFADDHRLHEGDQRTVAVPLEGEMAAKPQDALHPCFSPANIKTERPEIERCCMAEEALALPLAHPANSGVEAGEFGQEQVEAGPQDFVGRLRLWLEQLCPEVVREYEREGCLCELSRRKLIKFSVSFIVEEFGFYPTSAQKTMLAEHIVELFPGLRLCAPSAGINGIEHLYDPLSRTGYIETRLRNSRRTLEDHKKKYVLKRRRPEPGLADPPVPRLGSGLLERQSSEETQRWMELMKRTRPLTRNLPAIHSAMDLTFNARRRWISNTRPSMRAVLAEYPRFLDVPTTIDLEFERMFPGKGHSFLAQWSSFVLPRLYQIAECEKHPDISALLQLAATQQGDSYTMTMLKVLIYVLPPTNTSRASLPSRSSVRQAIRYLVDIVPIDTMVSSLFCDLTSLEGPESVSHAQPYILSVGPLEAPGRQLCIVFPVDRIAIPLPQEGLSNALDKLFKLLRVFELGYPDQLSSLYGFLEHLYGLEMTPQDNHDSPSGKGSKVLELLSRLHMPS